Below is a genomic region from Polypterus senegalus isolate Bchr_013 chromosome 13, ASM1683550v1, whole genome shotgun sequence.
tTTGCCTTTTGTAGTCTCTGTTctatttcactgttaaaaatggaAGTTCATTAGCGTTTTATcactcacaacttgcctcagttaatttaaaacctggatgtaaaattaaactgcaacaaaactgggGTCAtacaaattggcactaaagctcaGCTTAACTAAATTAGTTCCTTCTCCGTCTTGGTGATGATATCATGAGACCTTCTTCTGCAAGGAATCTTTGTGTCAGTGTggcatttttgattcctcccttttttATTCTACCCACCGAAATCACATTAAGAACCTTTCTTACTTCTACCTCTGCAACATAACCCACGTTTCCTCATTGCTCTCCTTTTATGATGCAGAGAAATTTGTCcattctttaattaattttatttttattcattttatttattgtattcattCTGTATCGACTACTGTAACTCTCTGCTGTTAGGTGCCCATACTAATCGTTTATCACAGCTCCTGATGTTTCAGAACTCGGCCGCAAGAGTCAGAACACATGACCTGCAATAGTGAACACATAACTCccatcctgctccaccttcactggctccctgtttctTATAGGACTGAATAAAAAATTCTATCTCtaacctataaagctttaaatggccttccaccaaactacatcagtatTTACTTCCATCACTATGTTCCTGTCCTCCAAACTAAGGTCCACTAATTCTGGCAATCTCATTGTAACACAAAATAACTTCCTCTCTATGTGTAACAGAACCTTCAGCTTCAATACACTCAGGCTTTGGAACAATTTCTCTAAATTAATAGGATCAGCTGCCTCCAATATTTCAAAAGATAACGTAAAAGCTCAATTATTCAGAAAAGGCATTTAACTTGCCCTgacattctaacccttttttcaGTCCAGGTGTTCAGGACGATTTACATTTGTATCACAAgcaatgttatttgttcagggttttctagtagtatttgtattgtatttaggtTTATTGTCTCTTATGATAATTTAAagctgtgtgttttattattttgtatccaCTGTTGtgatttgatcatttttcttctttttccctgcTTTTcgttttggattttatataaatgaaatttattattattattatagtgttcTTAATCTTGCCTACACATTACTGCCATATTGCTCGTAATCGCATGCTGGTCTGAtttttgaaaggcactaaatacGGTGTGGGTCAGATGTCTTTACCAGACGAAAATAATGTTCACCTCTACACTCTATATATGTTACAATATGAAGTACTTCACTAACGGAAAAACGTTAACTTCATTATTTAAGAATTTTAGACTATCAATTTAACAGCAAATTGTGCAACCCTACTGAACGACATAGCGACCTGAAGTCTTTGACACTTCAAGTTCGTTCGTTGCGCTGTCGTTTGAAAGTGTCTTAACAGAAGAGTCGCGGCGCTACTACGTGTGGCTCCCCGATGACGTCATACAGCGTAGTCCCCGCCTCTGCCGGCCGGCGAGTGCACAGAGGATCTCAATTGACATTTCGTGATCCTGCTTGTCCGCCGTAGGTAGGGTATAATGGCTGTCTCCAGATGCCAGCGGCTCAGCGGAGCCCTGGTCCAGGAACTATTGGCCACAGTAGACACTGTTCTATTTGACTGCGATGGAGTGATATGGCGGGGAGACCAGGTCATTCCTGGGGCCCCCGAGGTCATAAACGCGCTTAAGAGCCACGACAAGCGTGTTTTCTTCGTGACCAACAACAGCACGAAGACCCGAGCGATGTATGCGGAGAAGCTGGGCCGCTTGGGCTTCCAGGCCAGCGAGGAAGAGGTGTTCGGTACAGCTTACTGCTCAGCTGTTTATCTAAAACGAACGGCAAAACTGGATGGCAAAGTGTACCTGATCGGTGGGAATGCTTTGAGCCAGGAGCTCCAGCGCGTGGGGATTCCGCATTTGGGTAGTGGACCCGACCCTGTCACCGGCTCGCAAAACGACTGGGCAAACGTGCCGCTTGACCCCGACGTTAAGGCCGTGCTAGTGGGTTTTGACGAGCATTTCAGCTACATGAAATTGGCCAGGGCACTACGTTATCTGGACGACCCCCGGTGCCTCTTCATCGGCACCAATACTGATACGCGACTGCCTCTGGAAGGGGGGCGAGCAGTACCAGGTAATTAAAGGGTGGTGTCCtctgttttagatcttttcgAATGGGGAAGTTATGCATTGTGTTAATAGGATGTGCTGAGTCATGCCATGTGTGTAGATAAGGAGGGCTTTATTTGGAAGTTTAACTGTCATGACGAAGGTGACACTATAAAATGACAGCCTGAATGTGAGCCTTAGTGGCTAAATCACTGAACTTGAAACCGGCGTGGTTGGGGATAGAAGGGAATCTTAGATTCAGGAATACTCTGGGACACTAAGTGAGCCGCTTTACCAGCAATAGTACTATGGATCTGCACTGtacatgctatataaaatatttagttaaaataAGGGATCAGAGTCATACCATTTACATTGGGCATCACTTAAGGCAAAATGTAACCCATTATTCAAAGATGAATGACAGCGCTTGTGCAGTATAGTGTCGTATGGTGTCATTTTAGAAGCTGCTTTTGTATTTCTGTCACCTGATGGTATGGTTGTGTATGTTGTTCTTTTGTTTGCAAGTTGAGCCCTTCTGGTGCCAAATAATAGGAAGGACTTTGTACATAAAATGGTGGAGTAGAATGGAGTGAGGAAGTCTTGTTTGGATGCTGTTAGTATATCCGTATTTGCTGACTGTCCTCTTTCTCAAAAGCTAAAACCAGGATTTAGTGCTTAGGAATTCTGTTGTTCATATATTGATCTATTTTCCATTCACTGTGTTTTTTTCTCCACAGGAACGGGTTGCTTAGTTCGGGCTGTAGAGACTGTTGCTCACCGTAAGGCTCAGATCATTGGGAAGCCAAACCACTTCATGTTTGATTGCTTGGCCAGTGAGTATGGCATTCAGCCATCTAGAACACTGATGGTGGGTGACCGTTTAGATACAGACATACTGTTGGGTTCTAACTGTGGTGTGAAGACCCTGCTAACACTTACCGGAGTTTCACGGCTGGAGGAGGCACTCGAGCATCTGGAGAGTGGCAGCGAGGCCCGGTTGCGCTTAGTTCCTGATTATTACGTGGACACCATTGGAGATCTGCTTCCTGCTTTGCAAGGTTAAATCTGAACATTAAGTTATTGTCCCAGGACTAAGAACAAGAACCTATTTCTTCCCAACTCCTTGTTCGCTCTGCGAATTCAAGTGATCATTACCTCTGGGCATAGTGCCTCTCATTCTAGGTCCTGGCAGAAATGTGAACATTGCACTGCTTTTTTCCCTGGGGCTTGGCCAAATTTTCTTACATTcggatttgtttaatttcataatGGTAAAACATGTCCATTTTGAGATCTGAAGGCTTAACCTGTTATGCAAGATTGTTTATATTAAATAGAACTCGGCCACCTTGAAGGGAGGCTGAGTGTTTGCAGTTGTACCCCTAAGCAGAGTATGGTCTTGAAGAAACTGTTTTCATCAGTAGATGCTTATAATGAGTGTGTaagactatttaaataaaattaacctttctgcccacactttttttttttgtagcaaacAGACCCCAAGCCTGTTAGCAACTTGAGCTTGACCAGTGGCGGTCTGCAACGAAATGAACAATCACGTACAGATAAGTGCATGCTGTCCATGTCATTCTAGAGTCTTCACTATGCCACTAAGGAAATGAACAGACAACTGTGGGGCGGACACCACTCTAATATGCCTGCTCAGTAACAAAGGTGAGAGGTACTGGGTAGAAATGTGCTGAATGTTTGTGGCCAAAGtaccttctttctttatttttaaagtaagtgGATGGGAGTGAGCTGAATTAAAGGAAATATCTGCATGATATGCTGCACAGATGAAGGATCGGAAGGAAAATTTGGGAGGTGGTGTGTAACTGCTCACTAGATGCATTCTGCATGTGTACACTTGGTGTTTTTCTTCTTCGTCTTAAGTGGTGATTTACCGTTGGGCTCTTAAACCATGCTAAAAAGAAACCATATCTTTGAAATGCATTCACTGAAAATACCTGTGTGATTTAGAGGGGTTGCTGATGTCTGCTCAGTCTGCCATCTTCACTTAGAGGATCCTGTTTCAAAGCACACAAGGAATGAAAGGAGTAGATTTCCCCTTCTTGGTAAGGTGGACAGTGGAGGTTTTATTGCGGAGACCAGGTGAGGTGGAGGTGGCCACTCAGATACTGCTGAACTAAAAGGTGAGACAAGTCATTCGACTGGGAGCATCACACCACTTGATATTAACCTTTGTAATTTGGTTTTAGGATGAGTGATGCAAAATGACCTTATATTTgtaagatgaaaataaacaaatatattggGCTGggttgtgatgatgcgggttcggctccacgctcccattgctgtttggaagtacttgaacccaacaccgtcgataatgttatcgagtgagctagtcagtgaaggcaacaagtaagcaagaggatggtaaaaaaaaaaaaagtgcaacagtgcttttattaaaacagtcaacaaaagcagtgttcaaataaagtgcagtgctttcataaagtcttcattaaataaataatccaataaaaaaaacatgtggaggtttaaaatcaataaatagaaaaatcctcTAAAAACAACGAGGTAAAATAGTACAGGAAGTAATATGTTAAAACCAAAAGCCCGGTATCTTCTGCttccatggcggctcccctgctacaCTCATCTGGTCTGCTCTACAGGAGAGTCGCCTACCTGCAGGATCAGCTGCCCTTCAATCAGGTCCGTAGCCCTTGACCCTTGGCCGTCAGGCTCCCAaccggaccaagacttgggttaTTTCCCAGCGGCCAAGGCGCTCACGCTGGGACTACACCAGCCCAAAGTCTTCTCGACTCCCACTCCTTCTACGGTCAAGTCGATTccactggtcactccagctacttagtcactcagctggagcgaccgctttctcagccccactgagtgtcggccaaacTCTCCCCTCGTGGGCtcgcctcccagctgcctgctttctccCTCGCTCGCTCTTCCATACCGGcactctctctcttacttccTGCTTTCTTCAGCTACCTCCGTCTCTTTCTCTTTCCGTTTTCtgatctttcctttcttttttgtttctgatcttcTTTCTccaaaccgactcgcgcttcttataatgcgaggggccatagcagctgtagcatattagccacgggagcaatcacggatgtgggcagttcctgaCCTGTGCACGCGGCGGGAAACGCCCACACTGCAGATTGcaccgtggcttgctatggcccgacgcccccttgctaagccaCTGTGAGAGCGGtgattgtttctttaaaaaactgGCCATTACTGAGaacgctgtggacccgctatatcacatgGGTATAAATGTGTCAGCAAGGAAAATAAAAGTTCACCTTGATTGGAGACATCAGTAAGAGGTGGATTGAGTACTGTGAGGAACTCTTAATCCTTCTGGGTATATACTAGTGCCAGAAGCTTTGACTGTGGTGGACCTCATCTCTGTGCGGACATCACTGCAGTGAATAAAAAGCTCCATAGTGACATGGCCGCAGCAAGTGGATGAAGTCTGACCAGAAATGCTGAAATCACTGAATAATATGGGGGTGGTTTGGCTAACATCCTTACTAAATATTGCGTGGAAGATTTAGACAGTGCCTTTGGACTTGCAGGGTAGGTGGGTGGTTCCCCATTTTGAAAAGACCTTGCAATGCCTTTACAGGGGTACTGGAATGGAGATTATGTATGATAGATGAATGAGGATGAGCGATGTGGACTCTGTCCTGATGGTGGAACAGTGGTCTACCtatttgtttgatacttcagTGGTCATGGGAATTTGCCAACACTGTCCACAAGTGCTTATGACTGTGTATCCCATACAGTCTTGGAAGTCGAGGTGTTTTAAGACTCAATGCTATATGCCCTTAGGCCAGTGAATTGGCAAAGCAAGAAACGTGTTTGCATATTTTCCGAGACTGTTCAAAGGGTATGTGTTGTCTTCTTTCTGGTTTGTGACCAATATGATAATCAAGGTGCAGCCAAGATTTAGAGAGTATCCATCACGTGGACCTAAGGATTGAATCTCAGCTGTTTGCACATAGTGTTGTCTTCTCAGCCTCATCTGAGAGCGATCTGCGATGCACACTGGAACAGTTCACAACTGTGTAATGCAGTTGGGATGACAAGAATCACCTCTAAATCTGGGGTTGTGGCCCTGTACTGGAAAAGAATGCTTTGTTCTGCTCAGGTAATTGTGAGCAGCAGCCCTACATGGAGGAGGTCAAGAGTGTGGGGATGAAGTTGAGCAAAAGATTGACCAATGAATCGGTGCAGCTACCGGAGTGAGTTGGGGTAGCTTGTGCTTGTAGTTACAATGGCTCCCCTTGGGAGGTGAAAAAGGCAAGATCCACTTGGAGAAGACTACAAACCAAACTCAGGAGATATTTTAGCAATTAAATCTCTTGACTCACGGGAGCATTTTGGTATTCCTCAAGAAAAGCTGGAAGAGGTTGTAGGGGATAGGCAGGGAGACTTTGATAGCCTAGTTTAAAGTTCTGCTAGCACACTCCACACTGataaatgtataaagaaaatgatgatatatataaaatatacacacacactatatatattcaCTGCTGTAGCTGCAATCCTCTCAGAACCTTGGCTGCACCTTGATATCCTGTAAATCACAAATtggagaagaagagaaaagcaCACTCCTTCACTACCGAATAGCTAATGTGTAGTGAATGTattggtgcaagaatggctgccattgcatcacccaggtggatgctacactgtcttaagtaaagcactttgaggaggttggaaaggtgctatataaatgtaacagtTAATCATAGAGTTTTGGAGTAATTCATTTGTGTCTGGGCAATTTATATTATAACGTATGAATTCAGGCAATTCTTATCATGACAATTGATGGAGGCATGTGGCCTAGTAGTAAAGGCAGCGGGCTGTGGAACTTCAAATTCAGTTCTGGCCAGTGACTCGCTTTGCAACACTGAACATGTAGTTTTCCCTGACTGTGGTGCTGTTGTAAAAGTAATGTAAGCACAATTTGTAGTAGCCTTCTACTTCAAAATGTCTAGAAAGgtgatctaaaaataaagaacatttgcttagactttttataggcactgtaataaTGAAGGTGAAGAATGCAGTCCAGAGCTAGCTTGCTAACGTTatgatttttgcctttttatttatcaaatatcCAGTTGCACACCTTGACTCTTTTCAGGAATATTCCTAGCAGGAGACTGATGAGTATCTCCTCGTCCTTTTTTCTTAATCTGCTTATCCAGTTTATGGCTGTGAGGAGCATCAGGGGCAACTCTGGTCAGAGCACTGGACCATTTCAGGCCACACTCGCTCATTGTGTTTAATACGCATCTTTCATAAAATCAAATGGAatctaatttaattatttaatgtttgtttcaGCAAACCAGGTCAGCAAGATTACTTACTGCTGTAAATTCTTGTAtgatcttatttatttatgatttttattaaaagataAGTAGGAAAGGCAATGGTTAGCACCGCTGCCTCACTGCTCCTTGGTTGTCTGTGCGATATTCCCACATTCTCTCTATGTCTACGTAAAGTTTCCCACTAAgttctccagttttcttcccagCTGTAaaatatgtctctctattataaaaaaaaaaaaacacttgggatgagacgtgaccttttgaagagagactgagacagagagacactttcacgtcccgcgagacagcCTTtgtaagcaagtcccgtgatacacatgcagggcaggttagaggtaatggaagtaggaaaattcaaaagtaaagatcacattagcgcaaacaaatggaaaataatactctgaaataacggaacagcgaaaagagatcgactagtgtttgaggatgtctgggggagaagagagacgaggcagtgactttaaaacgtttGAGGTGCTGGACaggagcagcagctgatcgagcaaagaggaggtaaaaaacacaactgttatttgattcccattgtatcaccgttaaagaggggtttcagaggagcgaccgcatctccttggggtgcgttcagcccccctcttcacaacggtgtGTAgcggttggtgagcgaagtgagcagggggcgaagacCCCTAGTAAAGCATTTCATCAAAATTATTTTAGACAGGCCTTTCATCTCAAACTGAGTAAAGCAAAAGTCCCAGTAGACAA
It encodes:
- the LOC120543398 gene encoding glycerol-3-phosphate phosphatase produces the protein MAVSRCQRLSGALVQELLATVDTVLFDCDGVIWRGDQVIPGAPEVINALKSHDKRVFFVTNNSTKTRAMYAEKLGRLGFQASEEEVFGTAYCSAVYLKRTAKLDGKVYLIGGNALSQELQRVGIPHLGSGPDPVTGSQNDWANVPLDPDVKAVLVGFDEHFSYMKLARALRYLDDPRCLFIGTNTDTRLPLEGGRAVPGTGCLVRAVETVAHRKAQIIGKPNHFMFDCLASEYGIQPSRTLMVGDRLDTDILLGSNCGVKTLLTLTGVSRLEEALEHLESGSEARLRLVPDYYVDTIGDLLPALQG